From the genome of Geothrix sp. 21YS21S-4, one region includes:
- a CDS encoding hemolysin III family protein, producing the protein MYHGERLNSLTHLLGLALAIAGAAVLIAQSLQDGDLLKTVSFSVFGLSMVLLYAASTLLHSLRGPIKEHLAKADHVAIYILIAGTYTPFCMVSLRGPLGWGLLGVVWSLAVLGILKELWRARESPPQVLMYVLMGWCGVAVCVPLSRGLHGQGWAWLLSGCLFYTIGVVFYILDKRVPHGHGIWHLFVLGGTTSHYVTVLKFVS; encoded by the coding sequence ATGTATCACGGCGAGCGATTGAACAGCCTGACCCATCTGCTGGGGTTGGCCTTGGCCATCGCGGGAGCAGCCGTTCTGATTGCTCAATCACTCCAGGACGGTGATCTCCTGAAGACAGTCAGCTTCAGTGTCTTCGGCCTGTCCATGGTTCTTCTCTACGCCGCATCCACGCTGCTTCACAGCCTTCGAGGGCCGATCAAGGAACATCTGGCCAAGGCCGATCACGTTGCCATCTACATCCTGATCGCCGGAACCTATACGCCCTTCTGCATGGTGTCCCTCCGGGGTCCTCTGGGCTGGGGCCTGCTGGGGGTGGTGTGGTCCCTGGCCGTTCTCGGCATCCTCAAGGAGTTGTGGCGAGCCCGCGAATCCCCGCCACAGGTGTTGATGTACGTGCTGATGGGCTGGTGCGGCGTGGCCGTATGCGTACCCCTCAGCCGGGGACTGCATGGGCAAGGATGGGCTTGGCTGCTGAGCGGCTGCCTCTTCTACACGATTGGGGTGGTTTTCTACATCCTGGACAAGCGCGTGCCCCACGGCCATGGCATCTGGCATCTGTTCGTCCTCGGCGGGACGACCAGCCACTATGTCACCGTGCTGAAATTCGTTTCGTGA
- a CDS encoding RMD1 family protein, which produces MPLLSRIRPLLPEGDAREFSLQADYFDGQIDLKAFSAAHPHHAILNSNPLILEPRQGNYVYLSRFGGVVFWNCAGDLIQQVHDELKRLPGLSRMEEQARDTLLVRVGSTEDSVGFSEVNLRGLTLEKLSIVSLALAQSVALDHFEAAVSQAMARFQPVVHALSRDGKLAVPHRELLRIAGFAMEVRAVVLENLTLFDDPPETWESESLAHLDGALFDQFDLEERLGAIREKLAYLQDTGATFLGLLDTRKNHRLEWVIILLILVEILLAVGKDLFNLGAK; this is translated from the coding sequence ATGCCCTTGCTTTCTCGCATCCGACCGCTGCTTCCCGAAGGGGACGCGCGCGAGTTCAGCCTCCAGGCGGACTACTTCGACGGTCAGATTGACCTGAAGGCCTTTTCCGCAGCCCATCCTCATCACGCCATTCTGAATTCCAATCCCCTGATCTTGGAGCCCCGGCAGGGGAATTACGTATACCTCTCTCGATTCGGAGGGGTCGTATTCTGGAATTGCGCGGGGGACCTGATCCAGCAGGTTCATGATGAACTGAAGCGCCTTCCCGGCCTCAGCCGGATGGAAGAGCAGGCGCGGGACACCCTTCTGGTGCGCGTGGGTTCCACGGAGGATTCCGTGGGATTCAGCGAGGTGAACCTTCGGGGCCTCACCTTGGAGAAGCTGAGCATCGTCAGCCTCGCGCTCGCCCAGAGCGTGGCCCTCGATCACTTCGAGGCGGCTGTCAGTCAAGCCATGGCAAGGTTCCAGCCGGTCGTCCACGCCCTGAGCCGGGATGGAAAGCTGGCGGTCCCCCACCGGGAATTACTGCGCATTGCGGGCTTCGCCATGGAGGTCCGGGCGGTGGTGCTGGAGAATCTGACCTTGTTCGATGACCCTCCCGAGACCTGGGAGAGCGAATCCCTGGCCCACCTTGATGGCGCGCTCTTCGACCAGTTCGACCTTGAGGAACGGCTCGGGGCCATCCGGGAGAAACTCGCCTATCTTCAGGACACAGGCGCCACCTTTTTGGGGCTTCTGGACACCCGCAAGAACCATCGCCTGGAATGGGTGATCATCTTGCTGATTCTTGTCGAAATTCTTCTCGCCGTAGGCAAGGACCTGTTTAACCTGGGAGCCAAGTGA
- a CDS encoding SMP-30/gluconolactonase/LRE family protein: MSLESVGPQGISGRWRFAVRSGALVSGLFLSAAFVALGTGCSKGKSSPYESSAPVIKTQPVDTSVISGRSVSLSVVADGAVTLSYQWTKGGQNIVGGRSATLTLSSPTAQDSGSYAVTVTNSLGSITSTPVALTVVAAVDLTAPMGVVADASGNIFVSDSEDHVIWKVDATNRKTLLAGNKGVAGSADGVGAAALFRNPAGLALDSAGNVVVADAGNHTIRRIAPNGTVTTLAGTAGAAGTADGIGSLARFNTPSGVAVDSTGLIYVADTQNHTLRKLAANGTVTTFAGTAGTPGLLDATGAAARLNQPSGLALKADGTLVVADYGNSCIRTVASGAQVTTLAGQTTHGFSDARGTSAQFYWPVAVAVDGAGAVWVADTHNHAIRRVLADGSLSTPAGSGGNSGNADGSGTAALFNLPCGIAVTPAGNLVVADTYNHYLRGVTPAGVVTTYTAP; encoded by the coding sequence ATGTCCCTTGAATCCGTCGGTCCCCAGGGAATCTCAGGCCGGTGGCGGTTCGCGGTCCGCTCCGGCGCCCTCGTCTCGGGCCTCTTCCTGTCCGCGGCCTTCGTCGCGCTGGGAACCGGCTGCTCCAAAGGCAAGTCCTCGCCCTACGAAAGCTCGGCGCCGGTGATCAAGACCCAGCCCGTCGATACCTCGGTCATCTCCGGGCGGTCGGTCAGCCTCTCCGTGGTGGCGGACGGCGCGGTGACGCTGTCCTACCAGTGGACCAAGGGCGGGCAGAATATCGTGGGCGGCCGCAGCGCGACGCTCACCCTCTCCAGCCCCACCGCCCAGGATTCGGGCTCGTACGCGGTGACGGTGACGAACTCGCTGGGCTCCATCACCAGCACGCCGGTCGCCCTGACGGTGGTCGCGGCCGTGGACCTCACCGCGCCGATGGGCGTCGTGGCGGACGCCTCCGGCAACATCTTCGTCTCCGACAGCGAGGACCACGTCATCTGGAAGGTGGACGCCACCAACCGCAAGACCCTCCTGGCCGGAAACAAAGGGGTCGCCGGCAGCGCCGATGGCGTGGGCGCCGCGGCCCTGTTCCGCAATCCGGCGGGCCTGGCTCTCGATTCCGCGGGCAACGTGGTGGTGGCCGACGCCGGCAACCACACCATCCGGCGCATCGCCCCCAACGGCACCGTCACCACGCTGGCGGGCACCGCCGGCGCGGCGGGCACGGCGGACGGCATCGGCAGCCTCGCCCGGTTCAACACGCCCAGCGGCGTGGCCGTGGACAGCACCGGCCTGATCTACGTGGCGGATACCCAGAACCACACCCTCCGCAAGCTGGCCGCCAACGGCACCGTGACCACCTTCGCGGGCACCGCCGGAACGCCCGGCCTCCTGGACGCCACGGGCGCCGCCGCGCGCCTCAACCAGCCCAGCGGCCTCGCCCTCAAGGCCGATGGCACCCTGGTCGTCGCCGACTACGGGAATTCCTGCATTCGCACCGTGGCCTCGGGCGCCCAGGTGACGACCCTGGCGGGCCAGACCACCCACGGCTTCAGCGATGCCCGGGGCACCTCCGCCCAGTTCTACTGGCCGGTGGCCGTCGCCGTGGACGGCGCCGGCGCCGTGTGGGTGGCGGACACCCACAACCACGCCATCCGCCGCGTCCTGGCCGACGGGAGCCTCAGCACCCCCGCCGGCTCCGGGGGCAACTCCGGGAACGCCGACGGCTCCGGCACCGCCGCCCTGTTCAACCTGCCCTGCGGGATCGCCGTGACGCCCGCCGGCAACCTCGTCGTGGCCGACACCTACAACCACTACCTCCGCGGCGTCACCCCCGCGGGCGTGGTGACGACGTACACCGCGCCCTGA
- the aspS gene encoding aspartate--tRNA ligase, with translation MRLDQLGDFQRTHRNGDLRLDHAGQTVRLFGWCRRVRNLGSLVFLDLRDRWGLVQLVANEETADPELLAKLKAVRSEFVLAAEGVVAERESKNPNLPTGDVEVRLTGLRILNTAAPLPFPLEDEGVGEDLRLTYRFLDLRREKLQRNMLLRSETANIIRNHFREHDFIELETPILTKSTPEGARDYLVPSRVHPGEFFALPQSPQLFKQLLQVSGFERYVQICRCFRDEDLRADRQPEFTQVDVEMSFVRQEDIQGVLEPLMIKLAKIVGQDVTAPFPRLPYADAMEWYGSDKPDLRCSLKIQDATAVFADTGFNLFRAAAESQGQRRVRALFFPGEAAGSLSRKQLDELQEVAKQLGAGGLPYAKWGKEGLASSFKKFLEPADEARLKTHLAIEGEGLAIFAVGPDAQTSRVLGELRLRLGRQFGLLDESRFELLWVVDFPLLEWSEEGQRFVACHHPFTSPHPDDLDLLETDPGKCRAVAYDLVFNGFEVGGGSIRIHDAEVQSRMFRIIGIGEAEARAKFGFLLDALSYGAPPHGGLALGLDRLVMILAGVDNIREVIAFPKTAQARCLMTDAPSPVDERQLRELHLLHDTQQTYRVGAVFFESAENGNPELRGQALQQLTQLTPRQAQGLVTLDAQGQILDARTLSGPTFEF, from the coding sequence ATGAGACTCGACCAGCTCGGCGACTTCCAACGCACCCACCGCAACGGCGACCTGCGCCTCGACCACGCGGGCCAGACCGTGCGCCTGTTCGGGTGGTGCCGCCGGGTGCGCAACCTGGGCTCGCTGGTGTTCCTGGACCTGCGCGACCGCTGGGGCCTGGTGCAGCTGGTGGCCAACGAGGAGACCGCCGATCCGGAACTCCTGGCCAAGCTCAAGGCCGTGCGCAGCGAATTCGTGCTGGCCGCCGAGGGCGTGGTGGCCGAGCGGGAGAGCAAGAATCCCAACCTGCCCACGGGCGACGTCGAAGTCCGCCTGACGGGCCTGCGGATCCTCAACACCGCCGCGCCCCTGCCCTTCCCCCTGGAGGACGAGGGCGTGGGCGAGGACCTGCGCCTCACCTACCGCTTCCTGGACCTGCGCCGGGAGAAGCTCCAGCGCAACATGCTGCTCCGCAGCGAGACCGCCAACATCATCCGCAACCATTTCCGCGAGCACGATTTCATCGAGCTCGAGACGCCCATCCTCACCAAGTCCACGCCGGAAGGCGCCCGCGACTACCTGGTGCCCAGCCGCGTCCACCCCGGGGAGTTCTTCGCCCTGCCCCAGAGCCCCCAGCTCTTCAAGCAGCTGCTCCAGGTCAGCGGCTTCGAGCGCTACGTCCAGATCTGCCGCTGCTTCCGGGACGAGGACCTGCGCGCCGACCGCCAGCCCGAGTTCACCCAGGTGGACGTGGAGATGAGCTTCGTCCGCCAGGAGGACATCCAGGGCGTCCTGGAACCCCTGATGATCAAGCTGGCCAAGATCGTGGGCCAGGACGTGACGGCGCCCTTCCCCCGCCTGCCCTACGCGGACGCCATGGAGTGGTACGGCTCCGACAAGCCCGACCTCCGCTGCTCCCTGAAGATCCAGGACGCCACGGCCGTCTTCGCCGACACGGGCTTCAACCTGTTCCGCGCCGCCGCCGAGAGCCAGGGCCAGCGCCGGGTCAGGGCCCTGTTCTTCCCCGGCGAGGCCGCAGGTTCCCTGAGCCGCAAGCAGCTGGACGAGCTGCAGGAAGTGGCCAAGCAGCTGGGCGCCGGCGGCCTGCCCTACGCCAAGTGGGGCAAGGAGGGCCTCGCCAGCAGCTTCAAGAAGTTCCTGGAGCCCGCGGACGAAGCCCGGCTCAAGACCCATCTCGCCATCGAGGGCGAGGGCCTGGCCATCTTCGCGGTGGGGCCCGACGCCCAGACCAGCCGCGTCCTGGGCGAGTTGCGCCTGCGCCTGGGCCGGCAGTTCGGCCTGCTGGACGAATCCCGCTTCGAGCTGCTGTGGGTGGTGGACTTCCCCCTCCTGGAGTGGAGCGAGGAGGGGCAGCGCTTCGTCGCCTGCCATCATCCCTTCACCAGCCCCCATCCCGACGACCTCGACCTCCTGGAGACGGACCCCGGCAAGTGCCGCGCCGTGGCCTACGACCTGGTGTTCAACGGGTTCGAGGTGGGCGGGGGCAGCATCCGCATCCACGACGCGGAAGTCCAGAGCCGGATGTTCCGGATCATCGGGATCGGCGAGGCCGAAGCCCGCGCCAAGTTCGGATTCCTGCTGGACGCCCTCAGCTACGGCGCCCCGCCCCACGGCGGCCTGGCGCTGGGCCTGGATCGCCTGGTCATGATCCTGGCGGGCGTGGACAACATCCGCGAGGTCATCGCCTTCCCCAAGACCGCCCAGGCCCGCTGCCTGATGACCGACGCCCCCAGCCCCGTGGACGAGCGCCAGTTGCGGGAACTGCACCTGCTGCACGACACCCAGCAGACCTATCGGGTGGGCGCCGTGTTCTTCGAGAGCGCCGAAAACGGCAATCCCGAACTCCGCGGCCAGGCTCTCCAGCAGCTCACCCAGTTGACCCCCCGCCAGGCCCAGGGCCTCGTCACCCTCGACGCCCAGGGACAGATCCTGGACGCGCGGACCCTCAGCGGTCCCACCTTCGAGTTCTAG
- a CDS encoding multidrug efflux RND transporter permease subunit has protein sequence MSISTPFIRRPVATTLLTVALALLGAIAYQFLPVSPLPQVEFPTIQISAGLPGASPETMASSVATPLERQFGRIAGITEMTSASSLGSTNITLQFDLNRNIDAAARDVQAAINAARGDLPTNLPNNPSYRKVNPADSPIMMLALTSRLIPRERMYDIASSVLQQKLSQIQGVGQVFVWGGALPAVRVDVNPALLNAQGLALEDVRVAIAAANLNRPKGDLTSGNTTWSITTTDQLMAAADYQPLILRYRNGNAVRLSDVAQVTDSVENVRNSGLSNGVPAIIVPIFRQPDANIIETVDRVRAVLPQLQGSLPPAMELKVLIDATRTIRASVKDVQLALAISIALVILVVFVFLRSVRSTLIPTVAVPISLIGTFGAMYVLGYTIDNLSLMALTVATGFVVDDAIVVVENITRHLENGMEPMEAALHGAKEIGFTVISISISLIAVFIPILMMGGIVGRLFREFAVTLSISILISMLVSLTTTPMMCSRILKPHAGESHGRVFQASERVFEWIMRHYETSLAWVLRHQRFTLGVALATMLATVGLYVIIPKGFFPQQDTGRVMGAIQAAQDISFVGMEKLMTEYVAIVQADPGIENVTAFVGGGNTGRLFASLKPNDERKDTADQIIARLRGKTAHLPGGTLFMQPVQDLRLGGRSSSSQYQYTLQGDDARELFDWAPKVLQKLRTVPQLADVNSDLQNKGLEASLVIDRATASRLGITPQAIDSTLYDAFGQRFVSTIYTSLNQYHVVMEVDSPFMETPDGLRHTYVRSTTGDMVPLSAFTTLERRNTPLSVNHQGQLPSVTLSFNLPVGVALGDAVAAIDKAEQEIRLPGTLRGSYMGTAQAFKASLSNQPLLVAAALLAVYIVLGMLYENLIHPLTILSTLPSAGVGALLALLACRTELSVIAFIGIILLIGIVKKNAILMIDFAIDVERREGVTPERAIFQACLLRFRPITMTTMAALLGGLPLAIGMGTGAELRRPLGIAIVGGLLFSQLLTLYTTPVIYLYMDRARLRWERWRAASRSRSAEAH, from the coding sequence ATGAGCATCTCCACGCCGTTCATCCGCCGTCCGGTGGCCACCACCCTGCTGACGGTGGCCCTGGCGCTGCTGGGGGCCATCGCCTACCAGTTCCTGCCGGTCTCGCCCCTGCCCCAGGTGGAGTTCCCCACCATCCAGATCTCCGCAGGCCTCCCCGGGGCCAGCCCCGAAACCATGGCCTCCTCCGTGGCCACGCCCCTGGAGCGCCAGTTCGGGCGCATCGCGGGCATCACGGAGATGACCTCCGCCAGTTCCCTCGGCTCCACCAACATCACCCTCCAGTTCGACCTGAACCGCAACATCGACGCCGCCGCCCGCGACGTCCAGGCCGCCATCAACGCCGCCCGGGGCGACCTCCCGACGAACCTGCCCAACAACCCGTCCTACCGCAAGGTGAACCCGGCGGACTCGCCGATCATGATGCTGGCGCTGACCTCCCGCCTGATTCCGCGGGAGCGGATGTACGACATCGCCTCGTCGGTGCTCCAGCAGAAGCTGTCCCAGATCCAGGGCGTGGGCCAGGTCTTCGTGTGGGGCGGCGCCCTGCCCGCGGTGCGGGTGGACGTGAACCCCGCGCTGCTCAACGCCCAGGGCCTCGCCCTGGAGGACGTCCGCGTGGCCATCGCTGCGGCCAACCTCAACCGGCCGAAGGGCGACCTCACCAGCGGGAACACCACCTGGTCCATCACCACCACGGACCAGCTGATGGCCGCCGCCGACTACCAGCCGCTCATCCTGCGCTACCGGAACGGGAACGCCGTCCGCCTGTCGGACGTGGCCCAGGTGACGGATTCCGTGGAGAACGTCCGCAACAGCGGCCTCTCCAACGGCGTCCCGGCCATCATCGTGCCCATCTTCCGCCAGCCGGACGCCAACATCATCGAAACGGTGGATCGCGTGCGGGCCGTGCTCCCCCAGCTCCAAGGGTCGCTTCCCCCAGCCATGGAGTTGAAGGTCCTGATCGACGCCACCCGCACCATCCGGGCCTCGGTGAAGGATGTGCAGCTGGCGCTGGCGATCTCCATCGCCCTGGTGATCCTCGTCGTCTTCGTGTTTCTGCGGAGCGTGCGCTCCACCCTCATCCCCACCGTCGCGGTGCCCATCTCCCTCATCGGGACCTTCGGCGCCATGTATGTCCTGGGCTACACCATCGACAACCTGTCGCTGATGGCCCTGACGGTGGCCACGGGCTTCGTGGTGGACGACGCCATCGTGGTGGTGGAGAACATCACGCGCCACCTGGAAAACGGGATGGAGCCCATGGAGGCCGCGCTCCACGGCGCCAAGGAGATCGGCTTCACGGTCATCTCCATCAGCATCTCGCTGATCGCGGTGTTCATCCCGATCCTGATGATGGGCGGGATCGTGGGGCGGCTCTTCCGGGAGTTCGCCGTCACCCTCTCGATCTCGATCCTGATCTCCATGCTGGTGTCGCTCACCACGACGCCGATGATGTGCTCCCGCATCCTCAAGCCCCACGCGGGCGAATCCCACGGCCGCGTCTTCCAGGCCAGCGAGCGCGTCTTCGAGTGGATCATGCGCCACTATGAGACCTCCCTCGCGTGGGTGCTGCGGCACCAGCGGTTCACGCTGGGCGTGGCCCTCGCGACCATGCTCGCCACGGTGGGCCTCTACGTGATCATCCCCAAGGGCTTCTTCCCCCAGCAGGACACGGGGCGCGTCATGGGCGCCATCCAGGCGGCGCAGGACATCTCCTTCGTCGGGATGGAGAAGCTGATGACCGAGTACGTGGCCATCGTCCAGGCCGATCCGGGCATCGAGAACGTCACCGCCTTCGTGGGCGGGGGCAACACCGGGCGGCTGTTCGCGTCCCTCAAGCCCAACGACGAGCGGAAGGACACCGCCGACCAGATCATCGCCCGGCTCCGGGGCAAGACCGCCCACCTCCCGGGCGGCACCCTGTTCATGCAGCCCGTGCAGGACCTCCGCCTGGGCGGACGCTCTTCCAGTTCGCAGTACCAGTACACCCTTCAGGGGGACGACGCCCGGGAGCTGTTCGACTGGGCGCCCAAGGTGCTCCAGAAGCTGCGCACCGTGCCCCAGCTGGCGGACGTGAACTCGGATCTCCAGAACAAGGGACTGGAGGCCTCCCTCGTCATCGACCGGGCCACCGCGTCGCGCCTGGGCATCACGCCCCAGGCCATCGACAGCACGCTGTACGACGCCTTCGGCCAGCGGTTCGTGTCCACCATCTACACCTCGCTGAACCAGTACCACGTGGTGATGGAAGTGGACTCCCCCTTCATGGAGACGCCGGACGGACTGCGCCACACCTACGTCCGCTCCACCACCGGCGACATGGTGCCCCTCAGTGCCTTCACCACCCTGGAGCGCCGCAACACCCCGCTGTCCGTCAACCACCAGGGCCAGCTGCCCTCGGTGACGCTCTCATTCAACCTGCCCGTGGGCGTGGCCCTGGGCGACGCCGTGGCCGCCATCGACAAGGCCGAGCAGGAGATCCGCCTTCCCGGCACCCTGCGGGGCAGCTACATGGGGACCGCCCAGGCCTTCAAGGCGTCGCTGTCGAACCAGCCCCTGCTGGTGGCCGCCGCCCTCCTGGCGGTCTACATCGTCCTGGGGATGCTGTACGAGAACCTGATCCACCCCCTCACGATCCTGTCCACCCTGCCCTCGGCGGGCGTGGGCGCCCTCCTGGCCCTTCTGGCCTGCCGGACGGAGCTGAGCGTCATCGCCTTCATCGGGATCATCCTGCTCATCGGGATCGTGAAGAAGAACGCCATCCTGATGATCGACTTCGCCATCGACGTGGAGCGGCGCGAGGGCGTCACGCCGGAACGGGCCATCTTCCAGGCCTGCCTCCTCCGGTTCCGGCCCATCACCATGACCACCATGGCGGCCCTCCTGGGCGGCCTGCCCCTGGCCATCGGAATGGGCACCGGCGCCGAGCTGCGGCGGCCCCTGGGCATCGCCATCGTGGGCGGCCTGCTGTTCAGCCAGCTCCTCACCCTCTACACCACCCCCGTCATCTACCTCTACATGGACCGCGCCCGCCTGCGCTGGGAGCGGTGGCGGGCCGCCTCCCGCTCCCGAAGCGCCGAGGCGCACTGA